A portion of the Lusitaniella coriacea LEGE 07157 genome contains these proteins:
- the rnc gene encoding ribonuclease III, with product MNLTLPPITNRQLYQQALTHRSYANEHPQESEHNERLEFLGDAVLGFLVGELLYQRYPEMSEAQLTRLRSVLVDEQQLAQFARIVGVGTQMRLGKGADKDGGRDNPALLSDTFEALIGAYFLDSGIDAVRSYITALFLDIIDRFVVPQSVIEEQHLVDSKNRLQQWALAQFQENPQYEIIAEFGPDHSKTFTAQVRVQGNVYGVGTDRRKQEAEKRAAEDALKKLGIVSVK from the coding sequence ATGAATCTAACTCTGCCACCCATTACGAATCGCCAACTGTACCAACAAGCACTAACTCATCGTTCCTACGCCAACGAACATCCCCAGGAATCCGAGCATAACGAACGCTTAGAATTTCTCGGAGATGCCGTTTTGGGATTTCTTGTGGGAGAACTCCTCTATCAACGTTACCCGGAAATGAGCGAGGCGCAACTCACTCGTTTGCGTTCGGTGTTAGTGGACGAACAACAGTTAGCTCAGTTTGCAAGAATTGTTGGTGTCGGCACACAAATGCGTTTGGGAAAAGGAGCAGATAAAGATGGGGGACGCGACAATCCCGCCTTACTCAGCGACACATTTGAAGCACTCATTGGTGCATATTTTCTCGATTCGGGTATCGATGCAGTTAGGAGCTATATCACCGCTCTTTTCTTGGATATTATCGATCGATTTGTTGTCCCTCAATCGGTTATTGAAGAGCAACATCTGGTTGACTCCAAAAATCGCTTGCAACAATGGGCATTAGCTCAATTTCAAGAAAATCCTCAATATGAAATTATTGCTGAATTTGGGCCCGATCATTCTAAAACTTTTACCGCTCAAGTTCGGGTGCAAGGTAATGTATATGGGGTAGGAACCGATCGCCGCAAACAAGAAGCAGAAAAACGAGCAGCGGAAGATGCATTGAAGAAGTTAGGTATTGTGTCAGTAAAGTAA
- a CDS encoding YfbM family protein, which yields MGMTGQLVALTLKQLQWLINEPSKVEDFIDSETPKNEKKPTEKINIQKAWHGIHFLLTGESYSNESPLAMTIFGGTEISKDLEYSTMRYLTPEQVHEIATALRDVSKKDLAQGYIPSAFEENNIYPTEIWESEGDKALEYLLHYYELTLAFYQSVSSRGDAVILYIS from the coding sequence ATGGGAATGACGGGACAGCTAGTAGCATTAACACTAAAACAACTCCAATGGCTTATTAATGAACCTTCCAAAGTTGAAGATTTTATTGACTCCGAAACACCTAAAAATGAAAAAAAGCCCACTGAGAAAATCAATATTCAGAAAGCATGGCACGGCATTCACTTTCTTTTGACAGGAGAATCTTACTCTAACGAAAGCCCTCTAGCAATGACGATTTTTGGAGGAACGGAAATCAGTAAGGATTTAGAATACAGTACAATGCGCTATTTAACTCCAGAACAAGTTCATGAAATTGCTACCGCGCTTCGTGATGTATCCAAAAAAGATTTAGCTCAAGGCTATATCCCAAGTGCTTTTGAGGAAAATAACATTTACCCTACTGAAATATGGGAGTCTGAAGGCGACAAAGCACTTGAATACTTACTTCATTACTATGAGTTAACGCTTGCATTTTATCAATCTGTTTCTTCACGAGGAGATGCTGTTATTCTATATATTAGTTGA
- a CDS encoding Uma2 family endonuclease: MVSYNPPQNLPPIEELPDSDDRPVDNELQIIVPTLLRVILNWLWAERNDWFFGVNMGIFHATGENPRIPIIPDALLSLGVERTIQPFGRPSYIVWHENGIVPIFVLEYVSRTYGGEYDKKMDDYARLGVLYYLIYNPQYHARDRHESFELYRLVEGEYVPQESEPCWMPEIGLGIGREVGIYANWEREWLYWYDQNGQRLLSPEERFEEERERAERLAEQLRSLGIDPE, translated from the coding sequence ATGGTAAGCTATAATCCGCCACAAAACTTGCCCCCCATCGAAGAACTCCCCGACTCCGACGATCGCCCTGTGGATAACGAGCTACAAATTATTGTCCCCACCCTACTTCGCGTCATCCTAAATTGGCTGTGGGCAGAGCGCAACGATTGGTTTTTTGGGGTCAATATGGGAATCTTCCACGCGACAGGAGAAAACCCTCGAATCCCAATTATTCCCGATGCGCTGTTGAGTTTAGGAGTCGAACGCACAATCCAACCTTTTGGACGACCGAGTTACATTGTTTGGCATGAAAATGGGATTGTTCCGATTTTTGTTTTGGAATACGTTTCGCGCACCTATGGGGGAGAGTATGACAAGAAAATGGACGATTACGCTCGTTTGGGGGTGTTGTACTACTTAATTTATAACCCGCAATATCACGCGCGCGATCGACACGAATCCTTTGAGTTATATCGTTTAGTTGAGGGAGAATACGTTCCTCAAGAAAGCGAACCCTGTTGGATGCCGGAAATTGGCTTGGGAATTGGTCGCGAGGTAGGAATTTATGCTAATTGGGAGCGAGAATGGCTTTATTGGTACGACCAAAATGGTCAAAGATTGCTCTCACCTGAAGAACGATTTGAAGAAGAACGAGAACGTGCAGAACGTTTAGCCGAACAATTGCGAAGTTTAGGAATTGACCCTGAATAA
- a CDS encoding cobyrinate a,c-diamide synthase, which produces MSIVIAGERSGAGKTTVTLALLSFLSQQRVQSFKVGPDYIDPMFHTAIVGRPCRNLDPVLTSEDYVRQCFHRHCQDADYGIVEGVMGLFDGIARTASFPAKDFASTAHIARLLDLPILLILDCRRLSHSVAAIAHGYSTLDPRLKIAGLILNRVGSERHRELLTEALEPLRIPILGILHRHDEITIPDRHLGLVPTEELPKLEHFFAKLASLAQKSFDWDRLLPLLKVEKVRSPKPPTYREKTVRIAIARDRAFNFYYPDNLDLLEQLGAELIPWSPLSDSQLPPNIQGLYFGGGFPEVFAQPLSENQTARNAVRTAIQGGIPTYAECGGLMYLCENLIDFDGQSRPMAGVLHTTTRMSPTLTLGYRQATALQNSPILNCGETLWGHEFHRSQLSTNAPHPLYQIQNPPIAEGWQIHQLHASYIHLHWGARPSVPQRFSQFCSTYQNLGV; this is translated from the coding sequence ATGTCTATTGTCATTGCTGGCGAACGAAGCGGTGCGGGAAAAACCACAGTGACCCTGGCGTTGCTCTCCTTTTTATCCCAACAGCGCGTACAATCCTTTAAGGTAGGGCCCGATTACATCGATCCCATGTTCCACACTGCCATTGTCGGTCGTCCCTGTCGCAACCTCGACCCCGTTCTCACCTCAGAAGATTACGTGCGGCAATGCTTTCATCGTCACTGCCAAGATGCAGATTATGGGATTGTTGAGGGGGTGATGGGACTCTTTGATGGGATTGCGCGAACTGCTTCGTTTCCTGCGAAGGACTTTGCCAGTACCGCTCATATCGCCCGTTTGCTGGATTTACCCATCCTTTTAATCCTCGATTGCCGTCGCTTGTCCCATTCCGTTGCCGCGATCGCGCACGGTTATTCTACCCTCGATCCGAGATTAAAAATTGCTGGATTAATTTTGAATCGCGTGGGGAGCGAACGTCACCGAGAACTCCTCACTGAAGCTCTAGAACCCCTAAGAATTCCAATTTTGGGCATTTTGCATCGCCATGACGAAATTACCATTCCCGATCGCCATCTCGGTCTGGTTCCTACCGAAGAACTCCCGAAATTAGAACATTTTTTCGCGAAATTAGCGAGTTTAGCGCAAAAGAGTTTTGATTGGGATCGACTCTTACCTCTGCTGAAAGTGGAGAAAGTTCGATCTCCCAAACCTCCAACATATCGAGAAAAAACTGTCAGAATTGCGATCGCGCGCGATCGCGCCTTTAATTTTTATTACCCCGATAATCTCGACCTCCTCGAACAACTCGGTGCAGAACTCATTCCCTGGAGTCCCTTGAGCGATTCCCAACTCCCTCCCAACATCCAAGGACTCTATTTTGGTGGCGGTTTTCCCGAAGTTTTTGCCCAACCCCTCAGCGAGAATCAAACTGCTCGAAACGCGGTTCGCACAGCCATTCAAGGCGGTATCCCCACCTACGCGGAATGTGGCGGATTAATGTATCTCTGCGAAAATTTGATTGATTTTGACGGTCAATCTCGACCAATGGCGGGAGTCCTCCACACAACAACTCGCATGAGTCCAACCCTGACTCTTGGTTATCGTCAAGCGACCGCCTTACAAAATAGTCCGATTCTTAATTGCGGAGAAACCCTTTGGGGACACGAATTTCACCGTTCTCAACTCAGTACAAATGCCCCTCATCCCCTGTATCAAATTCAAAATCCCCCAATTGCCGAAGGATGGCAAATTCACCAACTTCACGCTTCTTATATTCACCTTCATTGGGGCGCGCGTCCATCCGTTCCCCAACGATTTTCACAGTTCTGTTCGACTTACCAAAATCTTGGGGTTTAA
- a CDS encoding RNA-guided endonuclease InsQ/TnpB family protein has protein sequence MLVLEAKVYANQAQYSAMDEAIRTAQFIRNKSLRYWMDNKGVGKYQLSAYSKVLAESFPFVQKLNSMARQSSADRAWAAISRFYTNCKAKVKGKKGYPKFKKHSRSVEYKTSGWKLSENRKQITFTDGNNIGRVKLKGTRDLNGYEIKQFKRVRIVRRADGYYCQFLVAADNREKIEPSYSEIGLDVGLNHFYTDDKGNKIENPRFYRKGEKALNRLNRSKSKKYKKNQKPQSNNYHKARKRYALKHLKISRQRKDRAVKLARCVITSNDVVAYEDLRVANMVKNHNLAKSITDAGWYQFRVWLEYFGYKFGKITVAVPPQYTSINCSNCGAKVLKALSTRTHKCQCGCILDRDENAARNILSLGLSTVGHTGTQAWGDETSI, from the coding sequence ATGTTAGTCTTAGAAGCAAAGGTATACGCAAATCAGGCACAGTATAGTGCGATGGATGAAGCCATAAGAACGGCACAATTCATCCGTAACAAGTCACTGCGCTATTGGATGGACAATAAAGGCGTAGGAAAATACCAGCTATCGGCATACTCAAAAGTGTTGGCAGAGTCATTTCCTTTTGTTCAAAAGCTCAATTCAATGGCTAGACAAAGTAGTGCCGATCGAGCTTGGGCTGCCATATCTCGTTTCTATACCAACTGTAAAGCTAAAGTCAAAGGAAAGAAAGGATATCCTAAGTTTAAGAAACACTCTCGCTCGGTTGAGTATAAAACTTCAGGCTGGAAACTATCTGAAAACAGAAAGCAAATAACCTTTACTGACGGAAATAATATTGGGCGGGTCAAGCTAAAAGGAACTAGAGACTTGAATGGGTATGAGATTAAGCAGTTTAAGCGGGTGCGAATAGTTAGACGTGCTGATGGTTATTATTGTCAGTTTCTAGTTGCTGCTGACAATCGAGAGAAAATAGAACCGTCTTATTCCGAGATTGGTTTAGATGTCGGTTTAAATCATTTTTATACCGACGACAAAGGAAATAAAATTGAGAATCCACGATTTTATCGAAAAGGTGAAAAAGCACTCAATCGATTAAATCGAAGCAAGTCTAAAAAATATAAGAAGAACCAAAAACCGCAATCAAATAACTATCATAAGGCTAGAAAAAGGTATGCATTGAAGCACCTTAAGATAAGTAGGCAGCGTAAAGATCGTGCTGTGAAGCTGGCACGATGCGTAATCACATCTAACGATGTAGTAGCTTATGAAGACTTAAGAGTTGCCAATATGGTCAAAAATCATAATCTAGCTAAGTCAATAACTGATGCGGGTTGGTATCAATTTAGAGTTTGGTTGGAGTATTTTGGCTACAAGTTCGGCAAGATAACAGTTGCCGTGCCACCTCAGTACACTTCGATTAACTGCTCTAATTGTGGGGCAAAAGTCCTCAAGGCTTTGAGTACAAGAACTCATAAATGTCAGTGTGGCTGCATCTTAGACAGAGACGAAAACGCAGCTAGAAATATCCTCTCGTTAGGATTAAGTACCGTAGGGCATACGGGAACTCAAGCTTGGGGAGACGAAACCTCTATTTAG